The Bacillus sp. Y1 genome has a window encoding:
- a CDS encoding Cof-type HAD-IIB family hydrolase: protein MTNRSVIFFDIDGTLLTHSKELPASTKEAIFTLKELGHEVAIATGRAPFMFEDLRQELDIHTYVSYNGQYVVLNGNVLHTNPLHIESLEKLTAAALENDHPVVFMDHEDMRANVPEHDYIKQSIDTLKIDRFPTHDPHYYKGRELYQTLLFCTEGEEKQYAEQYDAFDFVRWHPVSLDIVPKGGSKARGIQKIVDALGFPVESQYAFGDGLNDLEMLSTVKNSVAMGNGEEQVKEVARFVTKSVEEDGILHGLKMVGLL, encoded by the coding sequence ATGACAAATCGTAGTGTGATTTTTTTTGATATCGACGGAACCTTACTTACTCATAGCAAAGAGTTACCTGCTTCAACAAAAGAAGCGATTTTCACATTGAAAGAGCTAGGTCATGAGGTAGCGATTGCTACAGGAAGAGCTCCTTTTATGTTTGAAGATTTAAGACAAGAGTTGGACATTCATACATACGTAAGCTATAACGGTCAGTATGTTGTGTTAAATGGAAATGTCTTACATACAAATCCATTACATATTGAGTCACTCGAAAAATTAACAGCTGCTGCTCTTGAAAATGATCATCCCGTTGTGTTTATGGATCATGAAGATATGAGAGCCAACGTACCAGAGCATGACTATATTAAACAAAGCATCGATACGTTAAAAATTGATCGTTTCCCTACGCATGATCCTCATTATTACAAAGGTCGTGAATTATATCAAACTCTACTTTTCTGTACAGAAGGGGAGGAAAAGCAATACGCGGAGCAGTATGATGCATTTGATTTTGTTCGATGGCATCCTGTTTCCTTAGATATCGTGCCAAAGGGTGGATCGAAAGCAAGGGGGATCCAAAAAATCGTAGATGCGCTTGGATTTCCAGTTGAAAGCCAATATGCTTTTGGTGATGGACTCAATGATTTGGAGATGCTCTCTACAGTGAAAAACAGCGTGGCCATGGGAAATGGAGAGGAACAAGTAAAAGAAGTGGCTAGGTTCGTTACCAAATCAGTGGAAGAAGATGGAATCCTTCACGGACTAAAAATGGTGGGGCTTTTATAG
- a CDS encoding YibE/F family protein, with translation MNLILNLLKKLTYKQIGMYVILALCFVASVIFVNNNYSFYERPIAKVLKTTLVDTTKVTDLHNNEDQLYTQQIIAELKNGDKKGEHIHLTNEYSSSGAYDQEYQVGNELFVWMDTNTDADGELTGSIKNVKRDKYVLIVAWMFIFTLLIVGKKQGLFSIVSLAVNAVLLSYALDMYVKTSAISLLVACSISAILFTAISLLLVNGFNEKTYAAIIATLLATFVSLLIAYLVLWLTSEEGLRYEEMQFLTRPPQTVFMAGVLVGSLGAVMDVAITMSSSIFGLYEKNNHISIKALTTSGMEIGKDVMGTMTNILFFAYISGSIPMLILYMKNGSPLGYTLSMNLSLELARALAGGIGIVLTIPIGLYISIFFVNRKRAKS, from the coding sequence TTGAATCTTATACTTAACCTATTAAAAAAACTGACTTACAAACAAATAGGGATGTACGTGATACTAGCTCTTTGTTTTGTAGCATCTGTTATTTTTGTGAATAACAATTATTCATTCTATGAACGCCCCATAGCGAAAGTCCTCAAGACCACGCTAGTAGATACCACCAAAGTAACTGACTTGCATAATAATGAAGATCAACTTTACACACAACAAATTATAGCAGAATTAAAAAATGGAGATAAAAAGGGAGAGCATATCCATTTAACTAATGAATATTCCTCTTCAGGAGCGTATGACCAAGAATATCAAGTTGGAAATGAACTGTTTGTTTGGATGGATACAAATACTGATGCAGATGGAGAATTAACGGGAAGCATCAAAAATGTAAAACGCGATAAATACGTGCTAATCGTAGCTTGGATGTTTATCTTTACTTTGCTTATCGTCGGGAAAAAGCAAGGGTTGTTTTCGATTGTCAGTTTAGCAGTCAATGCTGTTCTCCTCTCGTATGCCTTAGATATGTATGTAAAAACATCAGCCATCAGCTTGTTAGTCGCTTGCAGTATCAGTGCGATCTTATTTACTGCCATCTCTCTGTTACTCGTTAACGGTTTTAATGAGAAAACCTATGCAGCCATCATAGCAACCCTTCTAGCAACCTTTGTTTCTCTACTCATTGCATATCTAGTCCTGTGGCTAACTTCTGAAGAAGGCCTTCGTTACGAAGAAATGCAGTTTCTAACTCGTCCTCCTCAAACCGTATTTATGGCGGGAGTATTAGTAGGATCTCTAGGTGCTGTGATGGATGTTGCCATTACTATGTCGTCTTCTATCTTTGGTTTGTACGAAAAAAACAACCATATATCTATAAAAGCTCTTACAACTTCTGGCATGGAAATTGGGAAAGATGTGATGGGAACGATGACCAATATATTGTTCTTTGCGTATATAAGTGGTTCTATCCCAATGCTTATTTTATATATGAAAAACGGTTCTCCACTAGGATACACCCTTTCCATGAATCTTTCTCTGGAATTAGCTCGGGCCCTAGCTGGTGGAATCGGAATTGTGTTAACGATTCCGATCGGTCTGTATATATCGATCTTTTTTGTAAATCGAAAGAGGGCAAAATCATGA
- a CDS encoding YibE/F family protein: MNALFCLAAILFILMVLIGGKKGAKSFIALFLNFAVLLLTILIMTDPNANPIILTLIACTIISCINFFFINEVNNKTITAFVSTIITLAILLFFIVIVTEKSMIQGFGEEETEELSMFSLYLGVDFVKIGAAMIIMSTIGAIIDVAISIASPMRELYNHNQQVSRKDLFSFGISIGRDILGTNTNTLFFAFFGGYLAMLIWFKDLSYSLGDIVNSKIFSSEMINILCAGIGVALIIPITSWITAYYLDKTREKSH; this comes from the coding sequence ATGAATGCATTATTCTGTCTAGCAGCGATTTTATTTATATTAATGGTACTAATTGGCGGAAAAAAAGGAGCTAAGTCTTTTATTGCCTTATTTTTGAACTTTGCTGTCCTCCTGTTGACCATCCTTATCATGACGGACCCAAACGCAAACCCAATTATTTTAACCTTAATTGCCTGTACGATCATTAGTTGTATTAATTTCTTTTTTATCAATGAAGTAAACAATAAAACCATCACTGCCTTTGTTTCTACCATCATCACATTGGCTATTTTGTTATTTTTCATTGTGATTGTTACAGAAAAATCAATGATTCAAGGATTTGGAGAAGAAGAAACAGAAGAACTCAGCATGTTCTCTCTGTATTTAGGAGTCGACTTTGTAAAAATTGGCGCGGCCATGATCATTATGAGTACGATTGGAGCTATTATCGATGTGGCCATTTCCATTGCTTCTCCTATGCGCGAGCTCTACAATCATAATCAGCAGGTTAGTAGGAAGGATCTATTTTCATTTGGAATCAGTATTGGCAGAGATATATTAGGAACCAATACAAATACATTGTTTTTTGCCTTCTTTGGCGGATACTTAGCTATGCTTATTTGGTTTAAAGACCTATCTTACTCACTAGGAGACATTGTCAATTCAAAAATATTCAGTTCCGAAATGATCAACATCCTTTGTGCTGGAATAGGCGTAGCCTTGATTATTCCGATTACTTCCTGGATCACTGCTTACTATTTGGATAAAACAAGAGAAAAATCTCATTAA
- a CDS encoding LacI family DNA-binding transcriptional regulator, with protein sequence MATIKDIAEQAGFSISTVSRVLNNDESLSVPDETREKIYDVAEKLNYRRKTVRQLVNNIAFLYWLTDQEELEDVYFKTMRLEIEKWAKKFNVELTTYKIADGIAKIPDNIKGFIAVGSFSEKELTRLRSITPNGVFIDTTPDPVHYDSVRPDLSEMTKRAVDFFVDKGHSRIGFIGGTYHNPNTGLEEMDIRERTFRAYMAEKGQLNDQYVFCRRGFSVDNGYNLMRNAIDTLGDELPTAFYIAADPIAVGCLQALNEYGIAIPGRVNLISINNISIAKYVSPPLTTFHIDLMELCKNAVQLLLERVVEKRKIVKTLYLGSELVVRKSTE encoded by the coding sequence ATGGCAACAATTAAAGATATTGCAGAACAGGCGGGTTTTTCGATTTCTACCGTTTCCCGTGTGTTGAATAATGATGAGAGCCTTTCTGTACCAGATGAAACACGGGAGAAAATATATGATGTAGCTGAGAAGCTTAACTATAGAAGAAAAACGGTTCGGCAGTTAGTAAATAATATAGCCTTTTTGTATTGGCTAACAGATCAAGAGGAGCTCGAAGACGTTTACTTTAAAACGATGAGGCTTGAAATAGAAAAGTGGGCGAAGAAGTTTAATGTGGAGCTTACGACTTACAAAATCGCAGATGGAATAGCCAAAATCCCTGATAATATCAAGGGTTTTATAGCGGTGGGTTCTTTTTCAGAGAAAGAATTAACTCGTCTCAGAAGCATTACCCCAAATGGAGTTTTTATTGATACGACACCAGACCCTGTTCATTATGATTCCGTTAGGCCGGACCTTTCTGAAATGACGAAAAGAGCAGTGGATTTCTTTGTTGACAAGGGGCATAGCAGAATCGGCTTCATTGGAGGCACGTATCATAATCCTAATACAGGGCTTGAGGAAATGGACATCCGAGAGAGAACATTTCGTGCCTATATGGCTGAGAAGGGTCAATTGAATGATCAATATGTATTCTGCCGGAGAGGCTTTTCTGTGGATAATGGGTACAATCTTATGAGGAATGCCATTGATACATTGGGAGATGAATTACCTACTGCTTTTTATATAGCTGCTGATCCGATCGCGGTTGGTTGTTTACAGGCCTTAAATGAGTATGGAATTGCGATTCCAGGACGAGTCAACCTCATTAGCATAAATAATATTAGTATCGCAAAGTATGTTTCTCCACCACTTACGACTTTTCATATTGATTTAATGGAGTTATGTAAAAATGCAGTACAGTTATTGCTTGAAAGAGTGGTAGAAAAGCGTAAAATTGTTAAAACACTATACCTTGGTTCTGAACTAGTGGTTAGAAAAAGTACGGAATAA
- a CDS encoding squalene/phytoene synthase family protein, whose translation MNEKTFPKDAISVLKETSRTFYIPITFLQKELKYTVASAYLVFRAIDEIEDHVEIDNDVKYSILMQVSELFKQPFDNEKYLRILGPTKDGMPEVTLRLEEWLQACPKDTLPFVMNAACEMAFGMAKWAKANWKIRTREDLDDYTYYVAGLVGVMLSNLWEYCAGVKTDSELAIGYGRGLQAVNILRNEKEDSDERGVSFVPDGWTRKELIEYADENLAKADEYIKSLNKRNILLFCRLPLALAYKTLTALKEGREKITRAEVEQTVAEVQVK comes from the coding sequence ATGAACGAAAAGACTTTTCCAAAAGATGCAATATCTGTACTAAAAGAAACAAGCCGTACATTTTATATTCCGATTACCTTTTTACAAAAGGAGTTAAAATATACGGTTGCATCTGCTTATTTAGTATTTCGAGCAATTGATGAAATTGAAGATCATGTAGAAATAGACAATGATGTAAAATACAGTATCTTAATGCAAGTAAGTGAACTATTTAAACAGCCATTTGATAACGAAAAATATTTGCGGATTCTTGGGCCGACAAAAGATGGAATGCCTGAGGTTACACTTCGTTTAGAAGAATGGCTACAAGCTTGTCCAAAGGATACTCTACCATTTGTTATGAACGCTGCCTGTGAAATGGCATTTGGTATGGCAAAATGGGCAAAAGCAAACTGGAAAATTCGTACCCGTGAAGATTTAGATGACTATACATACTACGTTGCAGGACTTGTTGGAGTAATGCTCTCAAACCTTTGGGAGTACTGTGCCGGTGTAAAAACAGATAGTGAACTTGCCATCGGTTATGGTCGTGGGCTTCAGGCTGTAAACATCTTACGTAATGAGAAGGAAGATTCAGACGAACGTGGTGTAAGTTTTGTACCCGATGGTTGGACTCGTAAGGAGCTAATTGAATATGCGGATGAAAACTTAGCAAAAGCAGATGAATATATAAAGTCTCTCAATAAGCGAAATATTTTATTATTCTGCCGTCTACCACTTGCTCTAGCATATAAAACCTTAACAGCATTGAAAGAAGGACGTGAAAAAATAACCCGTGCTGAGGTAGAACAAACTGTTGCAGAAGTGCAAGTAAAATAA
- a CDS encoding sigma-E factor regulatory protein RseB domain-containing protein yields MDKHFKNLKEEINEDLLNHIQFKEHHKDKVLRSIKALKGKPKRQPLFKNRFGSVLSFSVVTLMFTGISYYVGTQLQLFNDEKESVSEKPIDVKQIEEKPEDQESIYTPPKQEEYYEDMTKEEILTKMINTVDYFETARGEYKIHYSFQPGYEEVEYAIILKNQPGGYSKATNNSGEVYREYYHNGKAWSLVESLKTYLEYQVMGGGLDTGTTLTLDQAFSIASDGNPLTNYRERPPISRVAESLFPYEIASNYTRDLNQWEIENQNEELLGHNTLVIKGSKNQRDFQSFRFWVDKDTGVLVKYETYNAAGEVVDYLHPTRLEINVPIDSQEFVPNLEGYKAQENQFEVEVDPREEEVTHVAGTKSPTEINEVYTLMKKDMPFLYEFTHKDLTLISASYETFKDYKIGYLYYSLDPDKDNNSSQMLSVRVHHKDSYVRKIGAFEMIGETIVSPFEQSGIRWEGTSKKESEVEWVHLIGEKGDYIYDVVSQNISIDKTKDILKFFKAVN; encoded by the coding sequence GTGGATAAACATTTTAAAAATTTAAAAGAAGAAATAAATGAAGACCTATTAAACCATATACAGTTTAAAGAGCATCATAAAGACAAGGTGTTACGCTCCATTAAAGCACTTAAAGGGAAACCTAAACGTCAGCCTTTATTTAAAAATAGATTTGGTTCCGTATTAAGTTTCTCCGTTGTCACCTTAATGTTTACTGGGATTAGTTACTATGTCGGAACTCAGTTACAGCTATTCAATGATGAAAAAGAATCTGTTTCTGAAAAGCCAATTGATGTGAAACAAATAGAAGAAAAGCCCGAAGATCAAGAATCCATTTATACTCCACCGAAGCAGGAAGAGTATTACGAAGATATGACTAAGGAAGAGATACTTACAAAAATGATCAATACAGTAGATTATTTTGAAACAGCTAGAGGTGAATATAAAATCCATTACAGTTTTCAACCTGGTTATGAGGAAGTCGAATATGCGATTATATTAAAAAATCAACCTGGTGGATATTCGAAAGCAACCAATAATAGTGGAGAAGTGTATAGGGAGTATTATCATAACGGAAAGGCTTGGTCTTTAGTCGAATCTTTAAAAACTTATTTAGAGTATCAAGTAATGGGAGGAGGACTAGACACAGGAACCACGTTAACATTAGATCAAGCCTTTTCAATAGCTTCAGATGGGAATCCTCTTACTAATTATAGAGAAAGGCCTCCAATAAGTAGGGTGGCTGAAAGCTTATTTCCTTATGAGATTGCATCTAATTACACACGAGATCTGAACCAATGGGAAATAGAAAATCAAAATGAAGAACTTCTAGGTCATAACACGCTGGTGATTAAAGGGTCAAAGAATCAGAGAGATTTCCAATCGTTTCGTTTCTGGGTAGATAAGGATACAGGCGTTCTAGTAAAGTATGAAACATATAACGCAGCAGGTGAAGTGGTTGATTATTTACATCCTACGAGATTGGAAATAAATGTTCCAATAGATAGTCAGGAGTTTGTTCCAAACTTAGAAGGATATAAGGCGCAAGAAAATCAGTTTGAAGTTGAGGTTGATCCTCGAGAAGAGGAAGTGACTCATGTAGCAGGAACCAAGTCCCCAACAGAAATAAATGAAGTATATACACTTATGAAAAAGGATATGCCGTTTCTTTATGAATTTACTCATAAAGATCTAACACTAATTTCAGCAAGTTATGAAACATTTAAGGACTATAAAATTGGTTATTTGTATTACAGTCTTGATCCGGATAAAGACAACAACTCTTCACAAATGTTATCTGTCAGAGTTCATCATAAAGATTCGTATGTTAGAAAGATTGGAGCCTTTGAAATGATTGGAGAAACGATTGTCTCTCCATTTGAGCAAAGCGGAATTAGGTGGGAAGGTACGAGTAAAAAGGAATCTGAAGTAGAATGGGTACATTTAATAGGGGAAAAAGGTGATTATATTTATGATGTAGTGAGCCAGAACATATCAATAGACAAAACCAAGGACATTCTTAAATTCTTCAAGGCAGTAAATTAA
- a CDS encoding sigma-70 family RNA polymerase sigma factor, with the protein MIEKTNEVTLLSHFNQEDKLVWLMNAYGNDVIRIAYTYLKQEQLAEDVAQEVFIKCYEKLETFRNESSYKTWLIKITINKCKDVLKSWTYRNLVVTDFIRENLTSYTREQKELDYEKELLSSKVIDLPVKLREVIILYYYQELTIEEISELLGIHSTTVRTRMHRGRLKLEESIKGVSIGG; encoded by the coding sequence ATGATTGAGAAAACAAATGAAGTAACCCTATTAAGTCATTTTAATCAAGAAGATAAACTAGTCTGGTTAATGAATGCATATGGGAACGATGTTATTCGAATTGCTTATACATATTTAAAACAGGAGCAGTTAGCTGAGGATGTTGCCCAAGAGGTATTTATTAAATGCTATGAAAAACTAGAAACATTTCGAAATGAATCTTCTTATAAAACATGGCTTATAAAAATTACAATTAACAAATGCAAAGATGTTTTAAAGAGTTGGACATACAGGAACCTAGTGGTTACTGACTTTATAAGAGAGAATCTAACTTCTTACACTAGGGAGCAAAAAGAGTTAGATTATGAAAAAGAATTGTTATCTAGTAAAGTAATAGATTTGCCAGTGAAATTACGGGAAGTCATTATTTTATATTACTATCAAGAGCTCACGATTGAAGAAATCTCTGAGTTATTGGGGATTCATTCTACTACCGTTAGAACCAGAATGCATCGAGGACGTTTAAAGTTAGAAGAATCGATTAAGGGAGTGAGCATTGGTGGATAA
- a CDS encoding ABC transporter permease, which translates to MEANITAKKQTPAKTSFDLFQFFYKYGTIITIIALIIIFSLANPAFIQGNNIVNILRSISIVTIIAIGITISLTVDGFDLSVGSVASLSNAIVISMFVWFSQNTFVAIISAIAAALIVGILNSIMIVKMRIPDMLMTLATMFVIQGTALTYTKGATVSQNMVLPDGTMAKGLISPFFSKIGQVPWIILIMVVVVVVVHIFLTYTKHGRYMYVIGGNKEAARLSGIPVNKYKVAAYLLSALFAAIGGIVLASRVMTSEINSGAPYLMDSVAAAFIGFSVLGAGKPNAFGTFVGAVLIGILANGLVMMSVPYYAMDIVKGTVLAFALAITYYKQK; encoded by the coding sequence ATGGAGGCAAACATAACAGCAAAGAAACAGACCCCGGCAAAAACGTCATTTGATCTTTTCCAATTTTTTTATAAATATGGAACGATTATTACGATCATTGCACTCATTATCATATTTTCGTTGGCCAATCCAGCTTTTATCCAGGGAAATAATATTGTAAATATCCTGCGTTCTATCTCAATTGTAACCATCATTGCAATCGGAATTACAATCAGTTTAACTGTTGATGGCTTTGATCTTTCAGTTGGATCGGTGGCATCCTTATCGAACGCCATCGTTATTTCCATGTTCGTCTGGTTTTCTCAAAATACCTTTGTTGCCATTATTTCGGCAATAGCTGCAGCATTAATTGTAGGGATATTGAATTCCATTATGATTGTTAAAATGCGGATTCCTGATATGTTAATGACGCTTGCGACGATGTTCGTTATTCAAGGAACAGCATTGACTTATACAAAGGGAGCGACCGTTTCGCAAAATATGGTGTTGCCTGATGGGACCATGGCAAAAGGTCTTATTAGTCCGTTTTTTTCGAAAATCGGTCAGGTTCCGTGGATTATTCTGATCATGGTTGTTGTCGTTGTAGTGGTCCATATCTTTTTAACGTATACCAAACACGGAAGATACATGTATGTGATCGGGGGAAATAAGGAAGCAGCAAGACTATCAGGAATACCAGTAAATAAATACAAAGTGGCAGCCTACCTGCTTTCGGCGCTTTTTGCAGCAATAGGCGGGATTGTCTTAGCTTCACGGGTTATGACATCTGAAATCAACTCAGGTGCACCTTACTTAATGGATTCTGTAGCAGCTGCCTTTATCGGATTTTCTGTTTTAGGTGCGGGTAAACCAAATGCATTCGGAACCTTCGTAGGTGCAGTGTTAATCGGGATTTTAGCAAACGGCCTCGTGATGATGTCCGTTCCTTACTACGCAATGGACATCGTAAAGGGAACGGTCTTAGCATTTGCATTGGCAATCACATATTATAAACAAAAATAG
- a CDS encoding sugar ABC transporter ATP-binding protein, which translates to MTTLEMKNVSIEFPGVKALSEVDFSVESGKTHALIGANGAGKSTLMKVLSGAYDHYTGEITMNGQPMNIRSPKSAMDSGIQLVYQEVDTALIPYLTVAENIMLMDTVHNMEKKQWFNWKSLHVKAATILAEMNLSLPTKKLVRELTLAEKQMVLIARAVSKECKFLILDEPTAPLSHTETNELFRIVQELKRRDVGIIFISHRLPEIFEICDDITIMRNGEVVDKQRISDTNQNKVVEHMLGQKLGEQFPEKSMTIGNTVLEVKGLTDREKIKDFSMKVRAGEIVGIAGLVGAGKTEFCKALFGAEGKLIAGEVMVNGKKVSVKNPYEAVKNGLALVPEERRKEGILVYESVESNLSVVNLGRFSKELSFLDRKKEKLVAKAMINRLGIKTPSEETKVQNLSGGNQQKVAIGKWLVAEADVYIFDEPTKGVDVGAKKDIFNLIAELASRGKAIIYASSELSEIMGITNRVYVLYDGKSVKELETNSTNEEELLFYSTGGR; encoded by the coding sequence ATGACCACTTTAGAGATGAAGAATGTCTCAATTGAATTTCCGGGTGTAAAAGCATTAAGTGAGGTGGACTTTTCGGTTGAAAGTGGGAAAACTCATGCCTTAATCGGAGCCAACGGTGCTGGGAAATCAACGCTAATGAAGGTTCTTTCAGGGGCATATGACCACTATACTGGTGAAATCACAATGAATGGGCAGCCTATGAACATTCGTTCCCCCAAAAGTGCCATGGATTCAGGAATTCAACTTGTATATCAGGAAGTGGATACAGCTCTGATCCCCTATTTAACGGTTGCTGAAAATATCATGTTAATGGACACGGTACATAACATGGAAAAGAAGCAATGGTTCAATTGGAAAAGCCTGCATGTGAAAGCGGCCACCATCCTAGCGGAAATGAATTTGTCTCTTCCTACTAAAAAACTGGTAAGGGAATTGACATTGGCAGAAAAGCAAATGGTTTTAATCGCCAGAGCAGTGTCGAAAGAATGTAAATTCCTCATCTTGGATGAGCCGACGGCACCTCTTAGTCATACAGAAACAAATGAATTATTTCGTATAGTACAAGAATTAAAGAGACGTGATGTTGGAATTATTTTTATATCGCATCGACTTCCAGAGATTTTTGAGATTTGTGATGATATTACGATTATGAGAAATGGGGAAGTAGTCGATAAACAGAGAATTTCGGATACCAACCAAAACAAAGTAGTGGAGCATATGCTTGGTCAAAAACTCGGTGAACAGTTTCCTGAAAAATCCATGACCATTGGAAATACAGTTCTTGAGGTAAAAGGACTTACGGATAGAGAGAAGATTAAAGATTTCAGCATGAAAGTTAGAGCAGGAGAGATTGTGGGAATCGCCGGGCTTGTAGGTGCCGGTAAGACGGAGTTCTGTAAAGCCCTGTTCGGGGCTGAAGGCAAATTAATAGCAGGAGAAGTCATGGTTAACGGAAAAAAGGTAAGCGTAAAAAATCCGTATGAAGCTGTTAAGAATGGACTTGCCTTAGTCCCTGAAGAACGCCGAAAAGAAGGCATTCTTGTTTATGAATCGGTAGAATCAAATTTATCCGTAGTGAATTTAGGACGTTTTTCAAAAGAATTGAGCTTTCTGGATCGCAAAAAAGAAAAGTTAGTTGCAAAAGCAATGATCAACCGTCTGGGAATAAAGACACCGTCTGAAGAAACAAAGGTTCAAAATCTTTCTGGCGGTAACCAACAAAAGGTTGCAATTGGCAAGTGGTTGGTAGCCGAGGCTGATGTCTATATCTTTGATGAGCCAACTAAAGGTGTAGACGTTGGTGCCAAAAAGGACATTTTTAACCTTATTGCTGAGTTGGCAAGCCGCGGAAAGGCTATTATTTATGCATCATCTGAGTTATCTGAGATCATGGGAATTACTAATCGGGTCTATGTTCTTTATGATGGAAAGTCAGTGAAGGAACTTGAAACAAACTCAACAAATGAAGAGGAACTATTATTCTATTCAACAGGGGGCAGGTAA
- a CDS encoding sugar ABC transporter substrate-binding protein: MKRNFLRSTFVSAIAATLLLTGCASGGETKEATGSNTPIEGVPERFANGDQPKIKVIRKIGGDDHTAQFLAGAKQEGEAFGFQVDVFTANGDTAKFHDAINQALNQDYDGFIISHGDDDATVNDIQKIVDAGKSVVAFDSNANLTSVDGVTLVSQDDEALATLSLDQLVKETKGEANIAYLWVDGFPPMVRRNKVYEDVLAKNPGIKEVERFGVAAADTSVQTQNAVAAMLNKYPKGELDAIFATWDAFAIGAARALKEAGREEVKIYGIDVSNADLQEIQREGSAWRYTAAVDPKLIGAVNMRILAKKLAGEETPQTYDLEASLISQEDLQKSKDPVNMVNLTEIIEGWGQSTEFEEDWMKTLKENYQK; the protein is encoded by the coding sequence ATGAAGAGGAACTTTTTAAGAAGTACATTTGTATCAGCAATCGCTGCAACACTTTTGCTTACAGGCTGTGCATCAGGGGGAGAAACAAAGGAAGCAACAGGATCGAACACACCGATTGAAGGTGTACCTGAACGCTTTGCAAATGGAGACCAGCCGAAAATCAAAGTTATTCGTAAAATTGGTGGGGACGATCACACAGCACAATTCTTAGCTGGTGCAAAACAAGAAGGTGAAGCATTCGGTTTCCAAGTGGATGTATTTACTGCAAATGGAGATACAGCGAAATTTCATGATGCGATTAACCAAGCGTTAAATCAAGATTATGATGGGTTTATTATTTCTCACGGTGATGATGATGCTACCGTTAATGACATACAGAAAATTGTTGACGCAGGAAAAAGCGTAGTCGCATTTGACTCGAATGCAAATTTAACTAGTGTTGACGGTGTTACTCTTGTATCACAAGATGATGAAGCGTTAGCTACTCTATCATTGGACCAATTAGTAAAAGAAACAAAAGGGGAAGCCAATATTGCATACCTATGGGTGGACGGATTCCCACCGATGGTTAGACGAAATAAAGTTTATGAAGATGTTTTAGCGAAAAACCCTGGAATTAAAGAAGTGGAGCGCTTTGGGGTAGCTGCAGCTGATACTAGTGTTCAAACACAAAATGCCGTTGCCGCGATGTTGAATAAATACCCTAAGGGTGAACTTGATGCGATTTTTGCAACATGGGATGCTTTTGCCATCGGTGCAGCACGCGCGTTAAAAGAAGCTGGCAGAGAAGAAGTTAAAATCTATGGAATTGATGTTTCTAATGCTGATTTGCAGGAAATCCAAAGAGAAGGCAGCGCTTGGAGATATACGGCAGCTGTTGATCCTAAGTTGATTGGTGCAGTAAATATGAGAATACTTGCGAAGAAATTAGCAGGCGAGGAAACACCACAAACTTATGATTTGGAAGCTTCACTAATCTCTCAAGAAGACCTTCAAAAGTCAAAAGATCCTGTTAATATGGTCAATCTTACTGAAATCATTGAAGGCTGGGGCCAATCGACGGAATTTGAAGAAGACTGGATGAAGACACTGAAGGAAAACTATCAGAAGTAA
- a CDS encoding cold-shock protein yields MEQGKVKWFNAEKGFGFIEREAGEDVFVHFSAIQGEGFKSLDEGQAVTFDVEQGQRGAQAANVRKA; encoded by the coding sequence ATGGAACAAGGTAAAGTAAAATGGTTTAACGCAGAAAAAGGTTTCGGATTTATCGAGCGTGAAGCCGGAGAAGACGTATTCGTTCATTTCTCAGCTATCCAAGGCGAAGGTTTTAAATCTTTAGACGAAGGTCAAGCAGTTACTTTTGACGTTGAGCAAGGCCAACGTGGAGCTCAAGCAGCTAACGTGCGTAAAGCTTAA